One part of the Arthrobacter tumbae genome encodes these proteins:
- a CDS encoding LacI family DNA-binding transcriptional regulator, translating into MTVNSEPTPSSAGQPPARSRSANIRDVAKAAGVSHQTVSRVINGHPSLRESTRQRVLDAMEALQFRPNRAARSLVTSRSGMIGVLVTDGTYFGPASTRAAIESAASSAGYLVDTATLTSLEETAFKEALGRLVDHAVEGLIVLAPQEATLRQLAHLPVKLPMVTVHSTSAADDHGLSVDQVAGARLATRHLLELGHRSIAHVAGPDGWVESKERIRGFRTEMAGWGLDSSWIVAGDWTSDSGFRIGRELLAADPPTAVFSSNDQMALGVTHACSDRGLRVPEDISIVGFDDVPDARHFAPPLTTVRQDFAELGRRCVAHLLTQLGVPAQNAPRTVVPELIVRRSTAAPS; encoded by the coding sequence GTGACCGTGAACAGTGAACCGACGCCGTCGTCTGCCGGGCAGCCGCCCGCGCGCAGCCGCTCCGCGAATATCCGCGACGTCGCGAAGGCGGCCGGGGTCTCCCACCAGACAGTCTCGCGGGTGATCAATGGGCACCCGAGCCTGCGCGAGAGCACGCGGCAGCGGGTTCTTGACGCGATGGAAGCACTCCAGTTCCGCCCCAACCGCGCGGCGCGGTCCCTGGTGACCAGCCGCTCCGGCATGATCGGCGTGTTGGTGACAGACGGCACCTACTTCGGTCCGGCGTCGACAAGGGCTGCAATCGAATCTGCAGCCTCCAGTGCCGGGTACCTTGTCGATACGGCGACGCTCACCTCCCTTGAAGAGACCGCTTTCAAAGAAGCCCTGGGGCGGCTTGTCGATCACGCAGTTGAGGGACTCATCGTCCTGGCGCCGCAGGAAGCTACCCTTCGCCAGCTTGCTCACCTGCCCGTCAAGCTGCCCATGGTCACGGTGCATTCGACATCAGCAGCGGACGATCACGGACTCTCGGTGGATCAGGTGGCCGGCGCCCGGCTTGCAACCCGACATCTGCTGGAGTTGGGTCACCGGAGCATCGCGCATGTTGCGGGACCCGATGGCTGGGTGGAGTCGAAGGAGCGGATCCGGGGATTTCGCACTGAAATGGCGGGCTGGGGTTTGGATTCGTCATGGATTGTCGCCGGTGACTGGACATCCGACAGCGGTTTCCGGATAGGCCGGGAGCTCCTTGCGGCTGACCCGCCTACCGCAGTCTTCTCCTCCAATGACCAGATGGCGCTAGGGGTCACGCATGCCTGCAGCGACCGCGGTCTCCGGGTACCTGAGGACATCAGCATCGTAGGGTTCGACGACGTGCCTGATGCCCGGCATTTCGCCCCACCCCTCACGACGGTTCGCCAGGACTTCGCCGAACTGGGGAGGCGCTGCGTGGCACACCTGCTCACCCAACTGGGAGTGCCCGCCCAGAACGCACCGCGGACCGTTGTGCCCGAACTGATAGTTCGGCGGTCGACCGCAGCGCCCAGCTAG
- a CDS encoding xylulokinase, whose product MTDPKDVIAGGRASLGIELGSTRIKACLIGEDPSVVLAVGSQDWENKLVDGLWTYSLEAVWTGIQAAYADLGADVERRFGTRLERLGAIGVSAMMHGYLAFDDADRLLVPFRTWRNTNTGPAAAELTELFGVNIPLRWSVAHLHQAALGGEPHVAQVRSITTLAGYVHRELTGRNVLGVGDASGMFPIDSRTSNYDAQLLSRYDTLAAKTAPGLKLSEILPDVLVAGQPAGELTTAGAALLDPTGGLQPGALLCPPEGDAGTGMVATCSVAPRTGNVSAGTSIFAMVVLERPLERVHHELDLVTTPSGNPVAMVHCNNGASELAEWVGLFSRFAAASGAVSASGASLEPDQVFDALFREALDGAPDAGGLLAYNHLAGEPIAEISEGRPLFLRTPDSEFTLANFMRAQLYGVFGTLALGMRVLAGEGVELDRMFAHGGMFRTAGVAQRFLSGALNAPVSVAATASEGGPWGMAVLASYASANAAGNELNLDAYLRKHVFASAEFETTEPDAADVAGFATYLDRYHRGLRVERAAIEALPANAPA is encoded by the coding sequence ATGACCGACCCCAAGGACGTTATTGCCGGCGGCCGGGCCAGCCTCGGGATCGAGCTCGGATCAACGCGGATCAAGGCGTGCCTGATTGGAGAGGACCCTTCAGTGGTTCTGGCTGTAGGCAGTCAGGACTGGGAGAACAAGCTCGTCGACGGACTGTGGACCTACTCTTTGGAAGCGGTCTGGACGGGCATCCAGGCCGCGTACGCGGACCTGGGCGCCGACGTCGAACGCCGTTTCGGCACACGGCTGGAGAGACTGGGCGCCATCGGTGTCTCAGCGATGATGCACGGTTATCTCGCCTTTGACGACGCCGACCGACTCCTCGTTCCCTTCCGCACCTGGCGCAACACCAACACGGGACCGGCGGCGGCGGAGCTCACCGAACTCTTCGGCGTCAATATCCCGCTGCGGTGGTCGGTTGCACACCTGCATCAGGCCGCGCTCGGTGGTGAGCCGCACGTGGCTCAGGTTCGCTCCATCACCACCCTCGCCGGCTATGTGCATCGTGAGCTGACCGGGCGCAACGTCCTTGGCGTCGGCGATGCGTCCGGAATGTTCCCCATCGACTCCCGTACCAGTAATTACGACGCCCAGCTGCTGTCCCGCTATGACACCCTGGCAGCCAAGACTGCGCCCGGCCTGAAGCTTTCTGAGATCCTGCCCGACGTACTGGTGGCTGGCCAGCCGGCAGGCGAGCTGACAACCGCCGGCGCCGCCCTCCTTGATCCAACAGGCGGTCTCCAACCCGGCGCCCTCCTGTGCCCGCCTGAGGGTGACGCCGGCACCGGAATGGTGGCAACGTGCTCGGTTGCCCCCCGCACCGGCAACGTCAGCGCCGGCACCAGCATCTTCGCGATGGTGGTACTCGAACGTCCGCTTGAGCGCGTACACCATGAACTGGATCTGGTGACAACTCCCTCCGGCAACCCGGTAGCCATGGTGCATTGCAATAACGGCGCCAGCGAGCTCGCCGAGTGGGTAGGGCTCTTCTCCCGCTTCGCGGCGGCCTCCGGAGCTGTGTCGGCGTCCGGCGCTTCGCTTGAACCGGATCAGGTCTTCGACGCGCTTTTCCGTGAAGCGCTCGACGGCGCACCCGACGCCGGCGGCCTGCTCGCCTACAATCACCTTGCCGGCGAACCAATCGCGGAAATCAGTGAGGGTCGGCCGTTGTTCCTTCGGACGCCCGACAGCGAATTCACACTGGCCAACTTCATGCGCGCCCAACTTTACGGAGTGTTCGGCACCCTCGCCCTGGGCATGCGCGTCCTCGCCGGTGAGGGCGTTGAACTGGACCGAATGTTTGCGCACGGAGGTATGTTCCGCACGGCAGGCGTGGCGCAGCGCTTTCTCTCGGGCGCTCTCAACGCGCCGGTCTCCGTCGCGGCGACCGCGTCCGAGGGCGGCCCCTGGGGCATGGCGGTGCTCGCTTCCTACGCATCGGCCAACGCCGCAGGCAATGAGCTCAACCTGGACGCCTACCTCCGTAAACACGTCTTCGCCAGCGCGGAATTCGAAACAACCGAACCCGACGCCGCCGACGTCGCCGGCTTCGCAACGTACCTCGACCGCTACCACAGGGGTCTCCGCGTGGAGCGCGCCGCTATTGAAGCCCTGCCGGCGAATGCTCCCGCATAA
- a CDS encoding L-ribulose-5-phosphate 4-epimerase, whose translation MASTAGSFSDRELDAINAVRREVAKLHAELVRYNLVVWTGGNVSGRVPGMDLFVIKPSGVDYDELTPENQILCDLEGNVIEGTPGSERSPSSDTAAHAYVYRNMPRVGGVVHTHSTYATAWAARGESIPCVITAMADEFGGEIPVGPFAVIGDDSIGRGVVETLTGHRSRAVLMQNHGPFTIGKDARDAVKAAVMLEDVARTIHISRQLGDPLPIEQHHIESLFDRYQNVYGQSTPAGTGAAL comes from the coding sequence ATGGCTAGCACCGCCGGGTCCTTTTCAGATCGTGAATTGGACGCCATCAACGCCGTCCGCCGGGAGGTGGCCAAGCTGCACGCAGAGCTGGTCCGCTACAACCTGGTGGTCTGGACGGGCGGGAATGTCTCCGGACGTGTCCCGGGAATGGACCTCTTCGTCATCAAGCCGAGCGGCGTTGACTACGACGAACTGACGCCCGAAAACCAGATCCTGTGCGACCTCGAGGGCAACGTTATTGAAGGAACGCCGGGCTCCGAGCGCTCGCCCTCCAGCGACACCGCCGCCCACGCGTACGTCTACCGGAACATGCCGCGCGTCGGGGGAGTGGTGCACACCCACTCCACCTATGCGACGGCGTGGGCTGCCCGCGGCGAGTCCATCCCGTGCGTGATCACCGCCATGGCTGACGAGTTCGGCGGAGAGATCCCCGTGGGCCCGTTCGCTGTGATCGGCGACGATTCGATCGGCCGCGGCGTCGTCGAAACCCTGACGGGACACCGCTCCCGCGCCGTCCTGATGCAGAACCACGGGCCGTTCACCATCGGCAAGGATGCGCGCGACGCCGTCAAGGCCGCCGTCATGCTCGAAGACGTTGCCCGCACCATTCACATCTCCCGTCAGCTCGGGGATCCGCTGCCGATCGAGCAGCACCACATTGAATCCCTTTTTGACCGCTATCAAAACGTGTACGGGCAGTCCACGCCCGCAGGAACCGGAGCCGCACTGTGA